A stretch of the Bacillus licheniformis DSM 13 = ATCC 14580 genome encodes the following:
- a CDS encoding zinc metallopeptidase: MIFYLLTFAALGLSIWAQFKVKSNFEKYSKVEASSGRTGAEVARQILDRNGLYDVPVEPVRGTLTDHYDPTARVVRLSEPVYYGRSIAAVSVASHECGHALQHQESYGALVLRHKMFPVVNFSSGVAPFLFIGGMLLGSLNLIGLGIILFSAAVFFQLVTLPVEFNASSRAKRIIVSEGMIRNTEERGVSKVLDAAALTYVAAALVSLFELLRFVAIFLSGRND, encoded by the coding sequence ATGATTTTTTACTTGTTAACATTTGCTGCATTAGGTTTATCGATTTGGGCACAATTTAAAGTAAAGAGCAACTTTGAAAAATATTCAAAAGTAGAGGCGTCAAGCGGGAGAACTGGAGCCGAAGTGGCCAGACAGATTCTCGACCGAAACGGCCTTTACGATGTCCCGGTTGAACCGGTAAGAGGAACCTTGACAGACCATTATGACCCGACAGCACGCGTTGTGCGCCTGTCCGAACCCGTATACTACGGCCGTTCAATCGCAGCGGTTTCCGTTGCTTCCCATGAATGCGGACATGCCCTGCAGCACCAGGAGTCATACGGCGCACTTGTTTTGAGGCATAAGATGTTTCCGGTCGTGAACTTTTCTTCGGGAGTGGCGCCGTTTTTGTTTATCGGCGGAATGCTGCTCGGAAGCCTGAATCTGATCGGACTCGGCATCATATTGTTTTCTGCGGCCGTATTCTTCCAGCTTGTGACATTGCCTGTTGAATTTAACGCAAGCTCCCGGGCAAAAAGGATCATCGTTTCAGAAGGAATGATCCGCAACACGGAGGAAAGAGGCGTCAGCAAGGTGCTGGATGCCGCGGCTCTGACATACGTCGCAGCAGCGCTTGTTTCGCTGTTTGAGCTGCTGCGCTTCGTCGCAATTTTCCTGTCCGGTCGTAATGACTAA